The following are from one region of the Actinoplanes sp. L3-i22 genome:
- a CDS encoding class I SAM-dependent methyltransferase: MSILTEFLRHPLLTGAVAASSPALARMMTGGIGLERARTVVELGPGTGVFTDAIRREVAPGTRIVAVELNGHLAEQLTRRYRGEPVEIVHGSAADLARLVRYPVDAVVSGLPWTVMAEPVRLRILDAVTAVLAPGGVFTTFAYAHAAWTPPGRRFAAELRQRFGVTGTSRVVWRNLPPAFVHHASAPRPSGRHTPTARVSR, translated from the coding sequence ATGTCCATTCTCACCGAGTTCCTGCGCCACCCGTTGCTGACCGGCGCGGTCGCCGCCAGCTCACCCGCACTCGCCCGGATGATGACCGGCGGCATCGGTCTGGAGCGGGCCCGGACCGTGGTCGAACTCGGCCCGGGGACCGGCGTCTTCACCGACGCGATCCGGCGCGAGGTGGCGCCGGGCACCCGGATCGTCGCCGTCGAGCTCAACGGTCACCTGGCCGAGCAGCTCACCCGCCGGTACCGCGGGGAGCCGGTCGAGATCGTCCACGGCTCCGCCGCCGACCTGGCGAGACTGGTGCGGTATCCGGTGGACGCGGTGGTGTCCGGTCTGCCGTGGACGGTGATGGCCGAGCCGGTCCGGTTGCGGATCCTGGACGCGGTCACCGCGGTGCTCGCGCCGGGCGGCGTCTTCACCACCTTCGCGTACGCCCACGCGGCCTGGACCCCGCCCGGGCGCCGGTTCGCCGCCGAGCTACGGCAGCGCTTCGGCGTGACCGGCACCAGCCGGGTGGTGTGGCGCAACCTGCCGCCGGCGTTCGTGCACCACGCCTCGGCACCGCGCCCGAGCGGCCGGCACACCCCGACGGCGCGGGTGAGCCGGTAG